From a region of the Pongo abelii isolate AG06213 chromosome 9, NHGRI_mPonAbe1-v2.0_pri, whole genome shotgun sequence genome:
- the DCUN1D5 gene encoding DCN1-like protein 5 isoform X1 — MEKFCEDIGVEPENIIMLVLAWKLEAESMGFFTKEEWLKGMTSLQCDCTEKLQNKFDFLRSQLNDISSFKNIYRYAFDFARDKDQRSLDIDTAKSMLALLLGRTWPLFSVFYQYLEQSKYRVMNKDQWYNVLEFSRTVHADLSNYDEDGAWPVLLDEFVEWQKVRQTS; from the exons atggaaaaattTTGTGAAGACATTGGTGTTGAACCtgaaaat ATTATTATGTTAGTTTTAGCGTGGAAATTGGAGGCTGAAAGCATGGGATTTTTTACCAAGGAAGAATGGTTAAAGGGAATGACTTCATTACa gtGTGACTGCacagaaaagttacaaaacaAATTTGACTTTTTGCGCTCACAGTTGAATGATATTTCGTCATTTAAGAATATCTACAGATATGCCTTTGATTTTGCAAGG gaTAAAGATCAGAGAAGCCTTGATATTGATACTGCTAAATCTATGTTAGCTCTTCTGCTTGGGAGGACATGGCCACTGTTTTCAGTATTTTACCAGTACCTGGAG CAATCAAAGTATCGTGTTATGAACAAAGATCAATGGTACAATGTATTAGAATTCAGCAGAACGGTCCATGCTGATCTTAGTAACTATGATGAAGATGGTGCTT ggCCTGTTCTTCTTGATGAATTTGTTGAGTGGCAAAAAGTCCGTCAGACATCATAg
- the DCUN1D5 gene encoding DCN1-like protein 5 isoform X2 → MCDCTEKLQNKFDFLRSQLNDISSFKNIYRYAFDFARDKDQRSLDIDTAKSMLALLLGRTWPLFSVFYQYLEQSKYRVMNKDQWYNVLEFSRTVHADLSNYDEDGAWPVLLDEFVEWQKVRQTS, encoded by the exons at gtGTGACTGCacagaaaagttacaaaacaAATTTGACTTTTTGCGCTCACAGTTGAATGATATTTCGTCATTTAAGAATATCTACAGATATGCCTTTGATTTTGCAAGG gaTAAAGATCAGAGAAGCCTTGATATTGATACTGCTAAATCTATGTTAGCTCTTCTGCTTGGGAGGACATGGCCACTGTTTTCAGTATTTTACCAGTACCTGGAG CAATCAAAGTATCGTGTTATGAACAAAGATCAATGGTACAATGTATTAGAATTCAGCAGAACGGTCCATGCTGATCTTAGTAACTATGATGAAGATGGTGCTT ggCCTGTTCTTCTTGATGAATTTGTTGAGTGGCAAAAAGTCCGTCAGACATCATAg